One Pirellulales bacterium DNA segment encodes these proteins:
- the preA gene encoding NAD-dependent dihydropyrimidine dehydrogenase subunit PreA: MADLSTTVNGLKLPNPFVIGSGPPGTNANVIGKAFDEGWGAVICKTVSLDSSKVINVQPRYGRLRTAESKEIIGWENIELISDRPFDTWIDEFKQVKDKYPDRVLICSIMEEFRKDAWVEIVERCQAAGVDAFECNFSCPHGLPERRMGSAMGENPEILTEVCRWVMSAAKVPVWAKMTPNVTHIEDPTRASLKAGCDGISAINTIRSVIGVDLETLRPEPSVEGYTTPGGYSCKAVLPIALRMCMEVAQVIKKEFPGRTLSGIGGVETGNDAAQFILLGSDTVQVCTYVMKVGYRCIHDMCKELSAFMDKHNFKSLDDFKGHSLQYFTTHYDLVARQAEARKAKAAAASKDGKVIRADSEWKGDEFVKQTDALARG, translated from the coding sequence ATGGCCGATTTATCCACCACCGTAAACGGTTTGAAACTCCCCAATCCTTTTGTCATTGGTTCCGGGCCGCCGGGCACCAATGCCAACGTCATCGGCAAAGCGTTTGACGAAGGCTGGGGGGCGGTCATTTGCAAAACGGTCAGCCTTGATTCGTCGAAGGTGATTAACGTGCAGCCGCGGTACGGGCGCTTGCGCACGGCGGAATCGAAGGAAATTATCGGCTGGGAAAACATCGAGCTAATTAGCGACCGGCCGTTCGATACCTGGATCGACGAATTCAAACAGGTGAAAGATAAATACCCGGACCGCGTGCTGATTTGCTCCATCATGGAGGAATTTCGCAAAGACGCCTGGGTGGAAATTGTGGAACGCTGCCAGGCTGCGGGTGTGGATGCCTTCGAGTGCAATTTTTCCTGCCCGCACGGCCTGCCGGAACGTCGCATGGGTTCGGCGATGGGAGAGAACCCGGAAATTTTGACGGAAGTATGCCGCTGGGTGATGAGCGCGGCCAAAGTGCCGGTGTGGGCGAAGATGACGCCCAATGTCACGCACATCGAAGATCCCACCCGGGCTTCGCTCAAAGCCGGTTGCGATGGCATTAGCGCCATCAATACCATTCGCAGTGTGATTGGCGTCGATTTGGAAACGCTGCGGCCGGAGCCCAGCGTGGAAGGTTACACCACGCCCGGCGGATACTCGTGCAAGGCGGTGCTGCCTATTGCGCTGCGAATGTGCATGGAAGTGGCGCAGGTGATTAAAAAAGAATTTCCCGGGCGAACGCTGTCGGGCATCGGCGGCGTGGAAACGGGCAACGACGCGGCACAGTTCATTCTGTTGGGCAGCGACACCGTGCAGGTTTGCACGTATGTGATGAAAGTGGGTTACCGCTGCATTCACGACATGTGTAAAGAGCTGTCGGCGTTTATGGACAAGCACAACTTCAAATCGCTGGACGATTTCAAAGGGCACAGCCTCCAATACTTCACCACGCATTACGATTTGGTCGCTCGGCAGGCGGAAGCGCGCAAGGCCAAAGCCGCGGCAGCCTCGAAGGACGGCAAAGTCATTCGCGCCGACAGCGAATGGAAAGGGGACGAATTTGTAAAGCAAACCGACGCTCTGGCCCGGGGATGA
- a CDS encoding DUF433 domain-containing protein, which yields MTLDRITFDDRIMGGKACIRGLRIPVSVVIKLLAGGMNVDEILADYPDLEREDIQQCLLYAAMLANDDDTGPGAVGAA from the coding sequence ATGACTCTTGATCGCATCACTTTCGACGACCGAATTATGGGCGGAAAAGCCTGCATTCGAGGACTACGGATTCCCGTCAGTGTCGTCATCAAATTACTGGCTGGCGGCATGAATGTGGACGAAATTTTGGCGGATTATCCCGATCTTGAACGGGAAGATATCCAGCAATGCTTGCTCTATGCGGCAATGCTTGCTAATGACGATGATACCGGACCGGGCGCAGTTGGGGCTGCGTGA
- a CDS encoding type II toxin-antitoxin system HicA family toxin: MKYRDVIKQIEAAGWILETTKGSHMQYAHPTLPGKVTVPGGGKLNRDVPPKTLNSIFRQAGLK, encoded by the coding sequence ATGAAGTATCGCGATGTGATTAAACAGATTGAAGCAGCGGGTTGGATTTTGGAAACGACCAAAGGCAGTCACATGCAATATGCACATCCGACACTTCCCGGCAAAGTTACAGTTCCCGGCGGGGGAAAACTGAACCGCGATGTACCGCCCAAGACGCTGAATAGTATATTTAGACAGGCGGGATTGAAGTGA
- a CDS encoding DUF6166 domain-containing protein — protein MQKYCTKQYVAESTTDGVEVIIHHSSLPDDTTMLPSFPGGFEWGYEGAGPRSLAYAILAEAVASRFCEEFMRDVISKKSLIANQEPAVVFHEADVLSWLKNELNRRNWTRSDVKTSE, from the coding sequence ATGCAAAAATACTGCACTAAACAGTACGTCGCTGAATCGACAACCGATGGCGTGGAAGTCATTATCCATCACAGTAGTCTTCCAGACGACACCACCATGCTGCCGTCGTTTCCAGGAGGATTTGAATGGGGCTATGAAGGAGCCGGACCACGAAGTCTTGCATACGCAATTCTGGCGGAAGCAGTGGCGTCAAGGTTCTGCGAAGAGTTTATGAGAGACGTGATATCCAAAAAATCACTAATTGCGAACCAAGAACCTGCAGTGGTCTTTCACGAAGCCGATGTACTCAGTTGGCTTAAGAACGAACTCAATAGGCGCAACTGGACGCGGAGCGACGTCAAAACATCCGAGTAG
- a CDS encoding nitrilase-related carbon-nitrogen hydrolase has translation MSRMVKGALIQATLSEPGTSPPAKIKKSMIDKHVAMIAAAADKGAQVLCMQELFYGPYFCAEQETKWYDLVEKIPDGPTTKLMCELAKKHNMVLVVPIYEEDMSGVYYNTASVIDADGKWLGKFRKIHIPQVNPGFWEKFYFRPGNMGYPVFDTRVGKVAVYICYDRHFPEGARCLGLNGAEIVFNPSATVAGLSEYLWKLEQPAHAVANAYWVGAINRPGWEEPWRIGEFYGQSYFCNPRGQIVAQASRDKDEIVLADIDLDLIREVRNTWQFYRDRRPETYGAITAP, from the coding sequence ATGTCACGCATGGTGAAGGGGGCGCTCATTCAGGCCACACTCAGCGAACCGGGGACCAGCCCGCCGGCGAAAATCAAAAAATCGATGATCGACAAGCACGTGGCCATGATTGCCGCCGCCGCCGACAAAGGCGCACAAGTGCTGTGCATGCAGGAACTGTTTTACGGGCCGTATTTTTGCGCCGAGCAAGAGACCAAATGGTACGACCTAGTGGAAAAAATTCCCGATGGCCCCACGACCAAGCTGATGTGCGAGCTGGCCAAAAAACACAACATGGTGCTGGTCGTGCCGATTTACGAAGAAGACATGAGCGGCGTGTATTACAACACGGCCAGCGTCATCGATGCCGATGGCAAATGGCTGGGCAAGTTTCGCAAAATCCACATCCCACAGGTGAATCCCGGCTTTTGGGAAAAGTTTTATTTCCGCCCGGGCAACATGGGCTACCCGGTATTCGATACCCGTGTGGGCAAAGTGGCCGTCTACATTTGCTACGATCGGCATTTTCCCGAAGGGGCGCGCTGCTTGGGTTTGAACGGCGCGGAAATTGTCTTCAATCCGTCGGCCACAGTGGCGGGCTTGAGCGAATACTTGTGGAAGCTGGAGCAGCCGGCGCATGCCGTGGCCAATGCGTACTGGGTGGGTGCCATCAACCGGCCGGGCTGGGAAGAACCGTGGCGCATTGGCGAGTTTTACGGGCAAAGTTATTTCTGCAATCCGCGCGGGCAAATTGTGGCCCAGGCCAGCCGCGACAAAGACGAAATTGTGCTGGCCGACATCGACCTGGATTTAATCCGCGAAGTGCGCAACACCTGGCAGTTCTATCGCGACCGCCGGCCGGAAACGTATGGGGCGATTACGGCGCCGTAA
- a CDS encoding type II toxin-antitoxin system HicB family antitoxin → MDKYLAIIEKANDGSYSAYLPDVPGCVSCGDTLDEVKTNIQEALDFHFEGMRRAGLPIPQPTSMSEYVDVAVG, encoded by the coding sequence ATGGACAAATACCTAGCAATCATTGAAAAAGCAAATGATGGGAGCTACAGCGCCTATTTACCCGATGTTCCAGGCTGTGTGTCCTGCGGTGACACGTTGGACGAAGTGAAGACGAACATTCAAGAAGCGTTGGATTTCCATTTCGAAGGCATGCGCCGCGCCGGTTTACCTATTCCGCAACCAACATCCATGTCGGAATATGTCGACGTGGCAGTGGGCTGA
- a CDS encoding lamin tail domain-containing protein translates to MRRTFAALLAALLLHIGAHSLHAQIRITEWMYDAKAGTGATAEGEYVELTNIGSTSIDMTGWSYDDSHEVAGTFSLSAFGTVAGSQSVIIAEQDAAGFRTAWNLSSNVEVIGDLGHPTGNNLGRSDEMNIFDNTNTLVDRLTFNDQGTGNAKGPRTQNFSGNPTSLAVLGTNNASQWVLSSAGDGYGSYASAAGNIGSPGVFVIPVPEPSAALLMLLGGIGLVAYLNWR, encoded by the coding sequence ATGAGACGCACCTTCGCGGCGTTATTGGCAGCGCTATTGCTGCACATCGGGGCACATTCTTTACACGCACAAATTCGCATCACGGAGTGGATGTACGACGCCAAGGCCGGCACCGGCGCGACCGCCGAAGGAGAATATGTCGAGCTCACCAACATCGGCAGCACGTCCATCGACATGACCGGTTGGAGCTATGACGACAGCCACGAAGTGGCCGGCACATTCAGTCTCTCAGCGTTTGGCACGGTCGCCGGAAGCCAATCGGTCATCATTGCCGAGCAAGATGCCGCCGGTTTCCGCACCGCCTGGAACTTGTCGTCCAACGTCGAAGTAATTGGCGATCTGGGCCATCCCACCGGCAACAACTTGGGCCGTAGTGACGAAATGAATATCTTCGACAACACGAACACGTTAGTCGATCGCCTCACATTTAACGACCAAGGCACAGGCAATGCGAAAGGCCCGCGAACGCAAAACTTCAGTGGCAACCCCACCTCACTGGCGGTATTGGGGACCAACAACGCCTCCCAATGGGTGTTGTCCTCCGCCGGCGATGGCTACGGTTCGTACGCTTCCGCCGCGGGCAACATCGGCAGCCCGGGGGTGTTTGTTATTCCCGTGCCCGAGCCTTCTGCGGCCCTGCTAATGCTATTGGGCGGAATCGGTCTGGTTGCCTATCTGAATTGGCGGTGA
- a CDS encoding CoA-acylating methylmalonate-semialdehyde dehydrogenase — protein MATAEAKKPTTQIPDVKLLIGGQWRSSKASRWGEVFNPSRGKVIAKVPLCGADEIDAAVQAAAAALPKWAETPVVDRTKVMFRMRELMVKHFDELAALVTREHGKTAAEARASVERGIEMVEFSCGIPSLIMGQQLDNIATNVDSETSRHPVGVCVGITPFNFPSMVPLWMFPVAITCGNTFVLKPSEKVPLSGVRLGELLMEAGLPAGVFNIVHGDKECVDALCTHPLVRAISFVGSTAVAKHVYETGTKHGKRVQAAGGAKNHLIIMPDADLGQAVKAIQASAFGCAGERCMAGSLAVPIGGIADSLVEGLVKVGQEMKVGPTDSDATVDMGPVISQQHRDKVASYLDVAAKEGANVALDGRKRDLPADGFLLGPSVVDQVKPGMRLAKEEIFGPVLSVMRAKNLDDALAMGRDCEYGNGACIFTSSGHAAREFKRHFNAGMIGINVGVPAPMAWFPFTGWNKSFFGDLHIQGTESIAFYTQQKMTLTRWFKSASEDTADPVWKMKR, from the coding sequence ATGGCCACTGCCGAAGCAAAAAAACCCACCACACAAATCCCCGACGTCAAACTCCTCATCGGCGGCCAATGGCGTTCGTCCAAAGCCAGCCGTTGGGGTGAAGTGTTCAATCCCTCGCGCGGCAAAGTCATCGCCAAGGTGCCGCTGTGCGGGGCTGACGAAATTGATGCCGCCGTGCAGGCCGCCGCCGCCGCTCTGCCCAAATGGGCCGAAACGCCGGTCGTCGATCGCACCAAGGTCATGTTCCGCATGCGCGAACTCATGGTCAAGCACTTCGACGAGCTCGCTGCCTTGGTCACTCGCGAGCATGGCAAAACCGCCGCCGAAGCCCGGGCCAGCGTGGAGCGCGGCATCGAAATGGTCGAATTCTCCTGCGGCATTCCCAGCCTCATCATGGGCCAGCAGCTCGACAACATCGCCACCAATGTCGACAGCGAAACCAGCCGCCACCCGGTCGGCGTTTGCGTCGGCATCACGCCGTTCAACTTCCCAAGCATGGTTCCGCTGTGGATGTTCCCGGTGGCCATCACCTGCGGCAACACGTTTGTTTTGAAGCCATCGGAAAAGGTGCCGCTCAGTGGAGTGCGCCTGGGCGAATTGTTGATGGAAGCCGGCCTGCCCGCGGGTGTGTTCAACATTGTTCATGGCGATAAAGAATGTGTCGACGCGCTGTGCACGCATCCTTTGGTCCGTGCCATTTCCTTCGTCGGCTCCACGGCGGTCGCCAAGCACGTGTACGAAACCGGAACCAAGCATGGCAAGCGCGTGCAGGCAGCCGGCGGCGCGAAAAACCATCTCATCATTATGCCCGATGCCGATTTGGGTCAGGCCGTCAAAGCCATTCAAGCTTCCGCTTTCGGCTGCGCCGGCGAACGCTGCATGGCCGGCAGTTTGGCCGTGCCCATTGGAGGCATTGCCGATTCGCTGGTGGAAGGTCTCGTGAAAGTCGGCCAGGAGATGAAAGTTGGCCCCACCGACAGCGATGCCACGGTCGATATGGGCCCCGTCATCTCGCAGCAGCACCGCGACAAAGTGGCGTCGTATTTAGATGTCGCCGCCAAAGAAGGGGCCAATGTCGCGCTCGATGGCCGCAAGCGCGATCTGCCCGCCGATGGCTTTTTGCTTGGCCCCAGCGTGGTCGATCAAGTAAAGCCCGGCATGCGGCTGGCCAAGGAAGAAATTTTCGGCCCGGTCCTCTCCGTCATGCGGGCGAAAAACTTGGACGATGCCCTGGCCATGGGCCGCGACTGCGAATACGGCAACGGGGCCTGCATTTTCACCAGCTCCGGCCACGCCGCCCGCGAGTTCAAGCGCCACTTCAACGCCGGCATGATCGGCATCAACGTGGGCGTGCCCGCCCCAATGGCTTGGTTCCCCTTCACCGGCTGGAACAAATCGTTCTTCGGCGATTTGCACATCCAGGGGACCGAAAGCATCGCCTTCTACACCCAGCAAAAAATGACCCTCACCCGCTGGTTCAAATCCGCTAGCGAAGACACCGCCGACCCGGTGTGGAAGATGAAGCGGTGA
- a CDS encoding DUF1648 domain-containing protein — MKPTWRTELPQWIVIAAMFAVAAWAWPQLPERIPIHWNLKGDIDGYGSKFTGLLLLPITILVLYCVFRLVHLIDPGKENYATFTNAFTAVRMAFVFFMTGVYVFSLLSIFGYKVNMTTLVCLDTGALFLVIGNFMSKIRPNWFVGVRTPWTLSSKMSWNKTHRLAGWLFVLMGLSVAALGVVQTTWMFICMLVVVVGCLAWMTIYSYLVYRQDPDRTSPAGVSPETIVLPEASEESRVDKFT, encoded by the coding sequence ATGAAACCTACCTGGCGCACCGAATTGCCGCAGTGGATCGTCATCGCCGCCATGTTTGCCGTGGCGGCCTGGGCCTGGCCGCAGCTGCCGGAGCGGATTCCCATTCACTGGAACTTAAAAGGCGATATCGACGGCTATGGCAGCAAGTTCACCGGGTTGCTGTTGTTGCCGATCACGATCCTCGTGCTGTACTGCGTGTTTCGGCTCGTGCATTTGATCGATCCAGGCAAGGAAAACTACGCCACGTTTACCAACGCCTTCACCGCCGTGCGGATGGCGTTTGTGTTTTTTATGACCGGAGTTTATGTCTTTTCGTTGCTGTCGATCTTCGGCTACAAAGTGAATATGACGACGCTGGTGTGTCTCGACACGGGAGCGTTGTTTTTGGTGATTGGCAATTTCATGAGCAAAATCCGGCCCAACTGGTTTGTCGGCGTGCGCACACCGTGGACGCTGTCCAGCAAAATGTCGTGGAACAAAACGCATCGCCTGGCCGGTTGGCTGTTTGTGCTGATGGGTCTGTCAGTGGCGGCGCTGGGAGTGGTTCAAACCACGTGGATGTTCATCTGCATGCTGGTGGTAGTTGTGGGATGCCTGGCCTGGATGACCATCTATTCCTATCTGGTCTATCGCCAAGACCCCGACCGCACTTCCCCGGCCGGCGTTTCGCCAGAGACAATCGTATTACCGGAGGCATCTGAAGAAAGTCGCGTGGATAAATTCACATAG
- a CDS encoding autorepressor SdpR family transcription factor produces the protein MNAVFQALSDPTRRQVLQLLRKREMTAGELAEKFPLAKSTLSGHFNILKNAGLIVAEKNGTSIKYSLNLSVVEQTMAAVMDLFDVGKPNKKGKP, from the coding sequence ATGAACGCTGTCTTTCAAGCCTTGAGCGATCCCACCCGGCGGCAGGTTTTACAACTGCTGCGCAAGCGCGAGATGACCGCCGGCGAATTGGCCGAAAAGTTCCCACTGGCGAAATCGACCCTATCGGGCCACTTCAACATTTTGAAAAACGCCGGCTTAATCGTGGCCGAGAAAAACGGCACCAGCATTAAATACAGCCTGAATTTATCTGTCGTGGAGCAAACCATGGCCGCGGTGATGGATTTGTTCGACGTCGGCAAACCCAACAAAAAGGGAAAACCATGA
- a CDS encoding aspartate aminotransferase family protein, which translates to MATQTHASLPISDHKPSPYKGPSREEVLALRQQYLTPGLLTFYKAPLLLVEGKMQYLWDEKGKQYLDAFAGIVTVSVGHCHPQIVKKVQEQVGKLQHVTTIYLHPTIGQFGKKLAEHMPEGSNLSVTYFTNSGSEANEIAILSSREFTGNSEVISLRNGYHGGTQATMALTAHSTWKFKTNPTISVKNALAPYCYRCPYGLEYPSCGLKCAHDVENVIKYETSGQMAAFIAEPIQGVGGAVTPPPEYFKIVYDIVHKAGGLCIADEVQTGFGRTGEHFWGFENFGVTPDMVTMAKGIGNGVPLGACTTRMEIAKMMKNRIHFNTYGGNPISMVQGLATLEVIDQENIQANAKKVGTHLKNRLKELQERHKLIGEVRGLGLMLGVELVRDRKTKEPANTEAADVLEMCKHRGLLIGKGGLFGNTLRIKPPMCITIDDADFMVDCLDEVLTEIEVRK; encoded by the coding sequence GTGGCCACGCAAACGCATGCATCGTTGCCGATTTCGGATCATAAACCGTCGCCGTACAAAGGCCCCAGCCGCGAGGAAGTGCTGGCCCTGCGGCAGCAGTATCTCACGCCCGGCCTCTTGACGTTTTACAAAGCTCCGCTGCTGTTGGTCGAAGGGAAAATGCAGTATTTGTGGGACGAGAAGGGGAAGCAATATCTCGATGCGTTTGCCGGCATTGTCACGGTGTCGGTCGGCCATTGCCATCCGCAGATTGTCAAAAAAGTGCAGGAGCAGGTCGGCAAGCTCCAGCATGTGACCACAATTTATTTGCATCCCACCATCGGGCAATTCGGCAAAAAATTAGCCGAGCATATGCCCGAGGGGAGCAATCTTTCGGTCACATATTTCACCAATTCTGGCAGCGAAGCGAACGAAATTGCGATTCTTTCCTCGCGCGAATTCACCGGCAACAGCGAAGTCATCAGCCTGCGCAACGGCTACCACGGCGGCACGCAGGCCACGATGGCACTAACGGCCCACAGCACGTGGAAGTTCAAAACTAATCCCACGATCAGCGTGAAAAACGCGCTGGCCCCCTACTGTTACCGCTGCCCGTACGGATTGGAATATCCCAGTTGCGGCCTGAAATGCGCCCACGACGTGGAGAATGTCATTAAGTACGAAACCAGCGGGCAGATGGCCGCCTTCATTGCTGAGCCGATTCAAGGCGTAGGAGGAGCGGTGACGCCGCCGCCGGAGTATTTCAAAATTGTGTACGACATTGTCCACAAAGCGGGCGGCCTATGCATTGCCGACGAAGTGCAAACGGGCTTCGGCCGCACCGGCGAGCATTTTTGGGGCTTCGAGAATTTCGGCGTCACGCCGGACATGGTCACCATGGCCAAAGGCATCGGCAACGGCGTGCCGCTGGGCGCCTGCACCACACGGATGGAAATTGCCAAGATGATGAAAAACCGCATCCACTTCAACACCTATGGCGGCAACCCCATTTCGATGGTGCAAGGCCTGGCCACGCTGGAAGTGATCGACCAGGAAAACATTCAAGCCAACGCCAAGAAAGTTGGCACGCATTTGAAAAATCGGCTGAAAGAATTGCAGGAGCGGCACAAGCTGATTGGCGAAGTGCGCGGCCTGGGCCTGATGCTGGGCGTGGAATTGGTGCGCGATCGCAAAACCAAGGAGCCCGCCAATACCGAAGCCGCCGACGTGTTGGAAATGTGCAAGCACCGCGGGCTGCTGATCGGCAAAGGGGGCCTGTTCGGCAACACGCTGCGCATCAAGCCGCCGATGTGCATCACCATAGACGATGCCGACTTCATGGTCGATTGCTTGGACGAAGTTTTGACGGAGATCGAAGTGCGGAAATAA
- a CDS encoding NCS1 family nucleobase:cation symporter-1, whose product MAEISLAPAASPPDGIVELAADVSGSRFYSATMAPVNRAGRHWGMKDIAVLWISMSACIPTYMLASGLINGGMNWWQAVLTIFLANMIVLLPMVLNAHAGTKYGIPFPVYCRASFGIRGANVPAMLRALVACGWFGIQTWIGGDAIYRIFTAFIPSWDQLPKYFGDAGNSSSGVNIAQLGCFLGFWLINMGVIYMGIESIRILLNIKAPLLILLGLALLAWAYFSAGGFGEMLSRPSQFAAGQPQEGKFWGFFILALTGNVGFWATLALNIPDFSRYARSQHDQMLGQALGLPITMALYSFIGVAVTSAAFVIYKDLPADQKKNLWDPVFLLSLFQNKPVLVFAMCSLALATLATNIAANVVSPANDFAHLWPRRITFRIGGLITGIIGILIQPWRILANSHVYIDKWLVGYSSLLGAVGGVLIADYIVIRRTRLNQRGLYERPGPYWYASGFNLLAIFSLAVGIALCIPGFLAQLGVLALAKDASPAAASLPRIADYWGTLYDFAWFTSFGTAFVLYVLLMPLFGPKAARE is encoded by the coding sequence ATGGCCGAAATTTCCCTCGCACCTGCAGCGTCTCCACCCGACGGCATTGTCGAACTCGCTGCCGACGTCTCGGGCTCTCGCTTTTACAGCGCCACCATGGCGCCGGTGAATCGCGCCGGCCGGCACTGGGGCATGAAAGATATTGCCGTGCTGTGGATCAGCATGTCGGCGTGTATTCCCACGTACATGCTCGCCTCGGGCCTCATTAACGGCGGCATGAATTGGTGGCAGGCCGTCCTCACCATTTTTCTGGCCAACATGATTGTGCTCCTGCCGATGGTGTTGAACGCGCATGCCGGCACGAAATACGGCATTCCCTTCCCCGTGTATTGCCGCGCCAGCTTTGGTATTCGTGGGGCGAACGTTCCGGCCATGTTGCGGGCACTGGTCGCTTGCGGCTGGTTCGGCATTCAAACGTGGATTGGCGGTGATGCTATTTACCGAATTTTCACTGCGTTTATTCCCAGTTGGGATCAATTGCCCAAATACTTTGGCGATGCCGGCAATTCCAGTTCCGGCGTGAACATTGCACAGCTCGGCTGCTTTTTGGGATTTTGGCTGATCAACATGGGCGTGATTTACATGGGGATCGAGTCAATCCGCATTTTGCTGAACATCAAAGCGCCACTGCTCATTTTGCTCGGATTGGCACTGTTGGCCTGGGCCTATTTCAGCGCTGGCGGATTTGGCGAAATGCTCTCGCGCCCTTCGCAGTTCGCCGCCGGGCAGCCGCAGGAAGGAAAATTTTGGGGCTTCTTCATCCTTGCGCTGACCGGCAACGTTGGCTTTTGGGCCACCCTGGCGCTCAACATTCCCGACTTCAGCCGCTATGCCCGCAGCCAGCACGATCAAATGCTTGGCCAGGCGCTGGGGTTGCCGATCACCATGGCGCTGTATTCATTCATCGGCGTGGCAGTCACGTCGGCGGCATTTGTGATTTACAAAGATTTGCCTGCCGACCAAAAAAAGAACTTGTGGGACCCCGTTTTTCTGCTGTCGCTGTTTCAGAACAAGCCGGTGCTCGTGTTCGCCATGTGCTCGTTGGCCTTGGCCACACTGGCCACGAACATTGCCGCGAATGTCGTCAGCCCGGCCAACGATTTTGCCCACCTGTGGCCGCGGCGCATTACGTTCCGCATTGGCGGATTGATTACCGGCATCATCGGCATTCTGATTCAACCGTGGCGCATTTTGGCCAACTCCCACGTATATATCGACAAGTGGCTGGTTGGATATTCCTCGCTGCTGGGCGCCGTCGGCGGCGTGCTAATTGCCGATTACATTGTCATCCGCCGCACGCGGCTCAATCAGCGCGGTCTGTACGAACGGCCCGGCCCTTATTGGTACGCAAGCGGTTTCAACCTGCTGGCAATTTTTTCGCTGGCGGTGGGCATCGCCCTGTGCATCCCCGGCTTTTTAGCGCAGCTGGGCGTGTTGGCACTGGCGAAAGATGCATCGCCGGCCGCAGCCAGCCTGCCGCGCATCGCCGACTATTGGGGCACGCTGTACGACTTCGCCTGGTTCACCAGCTTCGGCACCGCGTTCGTGCTGTATGTGCTGCTGATGCCGCTGTTTGGGCCAAAAGCTGCTCGCGAATGA
- the tnpA gene encoding IS200/IS605 family transposase, whose translation MGQRPNLQKPGASPLERIALSSILVHLVFSTKNREPWIRPAMESELFAYGTTVFKNAGCPTLAMDGMADHIHVLLNLARVKSIAEIVEELKTSTSKWIKTKGADFRGFHWQAGYGAFSVSQSKVADVVGYIQAQKEHHRGRSFQDEFRGLLERHKIAFDERYVWD comes from the coding sequence GTGGGCCAACGGCCCAACCTGCAAAAGCCAGGGGCATCGCCCCTGGAACGCATCGCTTTATCATCGATCCTGGTCCATTTGGTCTTCAGCACCAAGAATCGCGAACCTTGGATTCGCCCCGCGATGGAATCGGAGTTATTCGCCTACGGCACCACGGTGTTCAAGAATGCCGGCTGTCCGACACTGGCCATGGATGGCATGGCCGATCACATTCACGTTCTATTGAATCTTGCGCGCGTGAAATCGATCGCCGAGATCGTGGAGGAGTTGAAAACCAGCACATCGAAGTGGATCAAAACGAAGGGGGCGGATTTTCGCGGCTTTCATTGGCAGGCCGGTTACGGCGCGTTTTCGGTCAGCCAGTCGAAGGTGGCGGATGTTGTCGGATATATCCAAGCGCAAAAAGAGCATCATCGTGGGCGATCGTTCCAAGATGAATTTCGTGGATTGCTGGAGCGACACAAGATAGCGTTCGATGAGCGATACGTGTGGGATTGA
- a CDS encoding M50 family metallopeptidase yields the protein MNKQERRAYAIFLLVILGLFAGEVCTNYAPVKLSVLLFVLFWIPLLALHESGHALMAALLGWQVEQVVIGLGRPVASFRVGSASVELKLLPLEGFARSVPRDLRLPGLKHALIYLAGPGIELLLAGAILWLVGPPQLLSHSEQYGIIVWQSLALAATVGGVLNLIPHAVQTSAGIMIPNDGLGIILSLSRPASAYAGLMNSPAADKN from the coding sequence ATGAATAAGCAGGAGCGCAGGGCGTACGCCATTTTTTTGCTGGTGATTTTAGGACTGTTCGCCGGCGAGGTGTGTACCAATTACGCGCCGGTGAAGCTGAGCGTGCTGCTGTTTGTACTGTTTTGGATTCCGCTGCTGGCGTTGCATGAATCCGGTCACGCACTGATGGCGGCATTATTGGGGTGGCAGGTGGAACAAGTGGTGATCGGCCTGGGACGGCCCGTGGCCAGTTTTCGAGTGGGGAGTGCGAGTGTGGAATTAAAGTTATTGCCATTGGAGGGCTTTGCCCGTTCGGTGCCGCGGGATTTGCGGTTGCCGGGGCTCAAGCACGCGCTGATTTACTTGGCCGGGCCGGGCATCGAACTGCTGTTGGCCGGGGCGATTTTGTGGCTGGTCGGTCCGCCGCAACTGTTGAGTCATAGCGAGCAATATGGCATCATCGTCTGGCAAAGCTTGGCGCTGGCGGCCACCGTGGGCGGTGTGCTGAATTTGATTCCGCATGCCGTCCAAACCTCGGCCGGCATCATGATTCCCAACGACGGCCTAGGCATCATCCTCAGCCTTTCCCGCCCGGCCAGTGCCTACGCCGGCTTGATGAACAGCCCCGCGGCCGACAAAAATTAA